A genome region from Ptiloglossa arizonensis isolate GNS036 chromosome 4, iyPtiAriz1_principal, whole genome shotgun sequence includes the following:
- the Wnk gene encoding wnk kinase isoform X5, whose protein sequence is MPRCCNESKTVSSVSTSQKHSTEDILLTQTRAFSIGNQLEVDDDPPIVEKSHRRVRCDLSPVPTNTNTNLNIKLLSIKGDRNTRQDHPVNTGSGGYREREKEAKKRAAIGNTVRGLFSSGHSRQDRYETNRQRSSGGSGLSSLCPKLVASGGGSSQGGISLAVGHLASQESGGPCSVVTTQRIHNHTHNHKRQRKLSIVSQAGTSAHNSGDRKTSNISRSSTTICKKQIRTQRTDHSVDSLSITTNGVASSSPSSKKKVLSVLRIPEKSSSRNLNSPSLDHENERSFSDAEEAITATENVFNIPGSSSTPSTPINRVKSKKSDEDETSMECSISEEGAKLSQNVSDKKGSTVDTTEQKATECSESSKISNIARKISANNIDEETATQNKQKVFSTSSINTKCSNSENKNTRSKNKYVTEKIIEQQNSKNLKETSMEKNIDTTATFTETSTSSTTNSKNSDKTKRKVSTDSSKTTNITEKEDLTKDSEEDVIEDKKDPKQHEEVVKSSRFVTSKVSEEIVDTESKDMEAQREEEEGEVTIYDEDDNGTSISDIVAAQALHESLSKLGKVPPLDTEMEDVKDTNAQDETKMVKDPQKEVVAQEEAVEGFIGPLLDENFKADEKLTQKTMAMEEVRNLLLKVKIQNVEDDDDEEKAIGISPDGRFLKFEEEIGRGSFKTVYRGLDTQTGVAVAWCELQEKKLNKTERLRFREEAEMLKGLQHPNIVRFYDYWEVTLTRRKYIVLVTELMTSGTLKTYLRRFKKINPKVVKSWCRQILKGLSFLHSRSPPIIHRDLKCDNIFITGTTGSVKIGDLGLATLKNRSFAKSVIGTPEFMAPEMYEEHYDESVDVYAFGMCMLEMATSEYPYSECTGPAQIYKRVVSGVKPQSYDKVENPEVREIIEMCIRLKKEERPLVKDLLNHEFFADDVGLKLEMVSRDSAVADAELSRVEFRLRVLDPKKRTNKHKENEAIQFDFDIQADNAEEVASEMAKSSLILEEDVKAVAKMLKSQITTLLREREERKAKEEKERLDREADTTNTANENLLQQQLLLQQMQLQQQQQQMQSNMGIQMQGQVQMQLQQNQISLQSQQQMQPSAQQSQQHNLQPQQVQLVQQQPLIQQQTSVVQPQQAQQMQQVPQVSQQQVQYQQQQYQQQLQQQYQQQQQQQQQYPQHVSQNLTATSSQCSTPQTVQTQPQFPQVTQQIQQQQHMHQQQQYIQLNQMNVPQQISHQIQSQMQPQIQILSQQQHVHQQIQQPQQVQYPQPQVQHVQQVHQHTVGSPSVQNQQFYQQNTSGTSGYNTQPIYQQNISQQIYHSYTSSNPTGHVEMLSSSQPTTQIYPHASISGSSAPTTSQPYIQQQTGQVQTSVPSSINIQSSSAAALIQSATTSTISNMQNASTILPSSGHQSQPQQNVLVQMQYPQNSNVPTSVPMSSGMSVPVQSTTSQNQQHFVSTTDQCSTTDRSSLPKQDTMDSIQSLPADLPSNIQDLTNASNLTNANVTSQATVPSEGITQENSENVTSERCRVKRSGTKRKKPGIKLTVLSVSSGEGQSVTVECQLDTSKQKTVTFKFDRDDMVPTDIANNLVAENLLPQSQCETFIELIEDIVRQLRLDPTRALPLVAHGPPDQSAGGSPVTSRRPRDRDHSLDTAKRDETSNTSTPTKLLPIDQIISHITSASTEKQQNVQTPDSQVGPENTSAEASRRSSTSTQNTDTLTPTNLPSDPTDTQETIVAITNADAGLEAHHMLKDDISKSYQCSTSYTQNQIHDTAGIQASEVSKEPIVQDATELQEKEINKEIQSDIGATEVTALTAPPPARKISRFLVSPVVEQKILANEEEGPTTAAESTDKFNVSTMQSSLLLQPNITDEGQLKHDDLEVNILELQATTISEKSNVEAAIQNIQYVTEQVDNVQPLQSGQQTIGIQSTVQGQTMASMSQIQQNISAMQSSPHNVIIPTSAMTHQAPQQIQSASQNIGVASQKDLQTQNTVNLQGQYQNQPMQSNVLLQQQQITVQHNLAQMHIQSEHQHQGQMQTQRPLQQFHSQQIPQQHQQYVILSGPIQQLQPTAIVDERNRRISNISTTSNMSTDSQMSEIVNLIDDKKQSVVVPSASMHHVQHVQLIPQQEGSHITPLSQTVLEPVQQLQTAPQNLVNVSTNTSVPVSVPVHQVVTADITPKVILKTKEVSSTLPDLAQNLANILSNPKSKSTTPHCLTSHEPNPTANVGAATIIEYKPTLQSEQYFQPIQPEASQMQMPTQLQHNYQANIAQQGISQSFQITQQSHQTQIPLQQAMQLNTAQQMDPQLQMSQQNFQGMSVQTLSSQGKWITATNQTIIQQTVPRHTQQTLPQLQQIIPTQQQIMQDMQHLEGFPIPDQSQLHLKLPDQQLLGKTSETENQDTTTFTGRVSTEYHLLSETENSSHDVTPEHTIVESGDSALFTQNQILQQQQQHRKLSQQNSLDKVSDATIGTSGPGGTGPQTIADLHQKLVQLTSQPSEALNVGTPPISYPATPHNHQIIGGYDAYMHSLQQKLVNIGMPISTAHGIGPLSPQTTIQSSTSLADSNVTTNVENSVLAQETSIHQLALSQTHVDCSLDSPTPGGGPTGSETMSPSKESIKIRTQRPGSRLQELEQELAKIHHRGSILSTASPQPLTPPVSAVTSIQMQPPLQSTQNLLTTVPPVTTVLVATVTPSVVTCRSDTNTPVLTESQENVSEKVSTTQPVRKISRFMVSKVAGPPSNAATPNQQQHTEDPKIYHAEDTQGTPVQVIHSREGSIPPTQPNQSINAPTLEQTEKDERFWTLTPSEEYQLLIKKQTMELETLQRRHREELERFQQHQLQLLIQQQQQASALHQHHHQHHPVLYHTVATSLAGQTRLPGTEDYLMFNTTPQTPLQKASNNYPDTDETLRLAMQKLKQTPLQLQPQQATAGIPHAYVIPIPVVPSESMQNMSSQQSSSYTSEIAELFDSTHNPAIINSAQYQFTPILPDGTNIAVSSTGSLVTPIPISSSTGSGGYIQYHENQTLPNFQTFSCTPHGGFFLPAGYRLIYAPPGASQSQPATPATPHIGNSHDGTPPAEPLHANTDNSTAPPSHTDQ, encoded by the exons ATGCCGAGATGCTGCAATGAAAGCAAGACAGTGAGTTCGGTGAGCACCAGTCAGAAACACAGTACAGAGGATATTTTGTTAACACAAACTCGTGCTTTTTCTATTGGAAATCAACTAGAGGTAGACGACGATCCACCAATTGTTGAAAAGTCACACAGAAGAGTGCGGTGTGATCTAAGTCCAGTTCCAACAAACACGAATACTAATTTGAATATAAAACTTTTAAGCATTAAg GGAGATAGAAACACTCGTCAAGATCATCCGGTGAACACTGGATCTGGTGGGTACAGAGAACGGGAGAAAGAAGCTAAAAAGAGAGCAGCTATAGGCAATACAGTGCGTGGACTTTTCTCATCTGGCCACAGCAGGCAGGACAG GTATGAGACAAATAGGCAACGTTCTTCAGGTGGGAGTGGCCTGTCAAGTTTATGCCCAAAGCTGGTGGCCAGTGGAGGTGGTAGCAGTCAGGGTGGGATTAGTTTGGCAGTCGGACACTTAGCCTCTCAGGAAAGTGGAGGCCCATGTTCAGTTGTTACCACTCAGAGAATTCATAACCACACACATAATCACAAACGCCAAAGAAAATTGTCTATTGTTTCACAAGCTGGCACTAGTGCTCATAATTCTGGGGACCGAAAG acATCAAATATAAGTCGTTCCTCTACAACAATCTGCAAAAAACAAATACGAACGCAGAGGACTGATCATAGCGTGGACTCATTATCTATAACAACGAACGGAGTTGCGAGTAGCTCACCTTcttctaaaaaaaaagttttgtCTGTACTGCGTATACCAGAAAAATCGTCTTCTCGGAATCTTAATTCACCATCTTTAGATCATGAAAATGAACGCAGTTTTAGTGATGCCGAGGAAGCTATTACAGCAACAGAAAATGTGTTCAATATACCAG GATCTAGTTCTACACCTTCGACACCAATTAATCGAGTGAAGTCGAAAAAATCGGATGAAGATGAGACGAGCATGGAATGTAGTATCAGTGAAGAAGGTGCTAAGTTGTCTCAGAATGTATCAGATAAAAAAGGATCAACTGTAGATACCACTGAACAAAAAGCTACAGAATGTTCTGAATcttctaaaatttcaaatattgcaaGAAAAATATCGGCAAATAATATTGATGAAGAAACAGCTAcacaaaacaaacaaaaagtATTCTCTACATCTTCCATAAATACGAAATGTAGCAACAGTGAGAATAAAAACACAAGatctaaaaataaatatgttacagaaaaaataattgagcagcaaaatagtaaaaatttgaaagagacaagtatggaaaaaaatatagatacgaCTGCAACGTTCACAGAAACGTCCACGAGTTCAACAACTAATAGTAAAAATAGTGATAAAACAAAACGGAAAGTGTCTACCGATTCTTCAAAGACTACCAATATCACGGAAAAGGAAGATTTAACTAAAGATTCTGAAGAAGACGTGATTGAAGATAAAAAAGACCCAAAACAACATGAAGAAGTGGTAAAAAGTTCAAGGTTTGTGACGTCGAAAGTATCGGAAGAGATAGTGGATACTGAAAGCAAGGATATGGAGGcacaaagagaagaagaagaaggagaagtgacGATATATGACGAAGATGACAATGGCACCAGTATCAGTGATATTGTTGCTGCACAAGCGCTTCATGAATCTCTGAGTAAATTAGGAAAAGTACCACCTTTAGATACAGAAATGGAGGATGTTAAAGACACAAATGCGCAGGATGAAACAAAAATGGTAAAAGATCCTCAAAAAGAAGTAGTCGCGCAGGAAGAAGCAGTAGAGGGCTTTATTGGTCCTttactcgatgaaaattttaaagCAGATGAAAAATTAACACAGAAAACAATGGCTATGGAAGAAGTTCGAAATCTATTATTGAAAGTTAAAATTCAGAATGTTGAAGATGACGATGATGAAGAGAAAGCTATAGGTATATCACCAGATGGCagatttttgaaatttgaagaAGAAATCGGTAGAGGCAGCTTTAAAACTGTATACAGAGGTTTAGATACTCAGACTGGTGTGGCTGTAGCTTGGTGTGAATTACAG gagaaaaaattaaataaaacagaAAGACTGAGGTTTCGAGAGGAAGCAGAAATGTTGAAAGGATTACAACATCCAAATATTGTTAGGTTTTATGACTATTGGGAAGTTACACTAACACGTAGAAAATATATTGTACTAGTCACTGAACTTATGACTTCAGGAACATTAAAAAC GTACCTACgacgttttaaaaaaattaatccaaAAGTAGTAAAATCTTGGTGCCGACAAATTTTAAAGGGCCTTAGCTTTTTACACTCTAGATCACCGCCAATTATTCACCGTGATCTGAAGTgcgacaatatttttattactggTACAACAGGGAGTGTAAAAATTGGCGATTTAGGTCTTGCAACTCTTAAAAATCGGAGTTTTGCAAAAAGCGTTATTGGTACACCCGAATTCATGGCACCTGAAATGTATGAAGAACATTATGATGAATCTGTTGATGTTTATGCATTTGGAATGTGTATGCTTGAAATGGCTACTAGTGAATATCCGTACTCTGAATGTACTGGACCAGCGCAAATATATAAGCGAGTAGTATCG GGTGTAAAACCACAGAGCTACGACAAAGTGGAAAATCCAGAAGTACGTGAAATCATAGAAATGTGTATTCGATTAAAGAAAGAAGAACGCCCGTTAGTCAAAGATCTTTTAAATCACGAATTTTTTGCGGATGATGTTGGATTAAAATTAGAAATGGTTTCACGAGATTCTGCCGTAGCGGATGCAGAACTATCTCGTGTCGAATTTAGACTTCGAGTATTAGATCCCAAGAAACGTACTAACAAGCACAAAGAAAACGAAGCAATACAATTCGATTTTGACATCCAAGCTGACAACGCGGAAGAGGTAGCTTCGGAAATGGCTAAATCTAGCCTCATTCTTGAGGAAGATGTTAAAGCTGTAGCAAAAATGTTAAAATCGCAAATTACTACTTTGTTACGAGAAAGGGAAGAACGAAAAgccaaagaagaaaaagaacgtcTAGATAGAGAAGCAGACACCACTAATACGGCCAATGAGAATCTATTACAACAACAATTGTTACTCCAACAAATGCAAttacaacaacagcaacaacaaatgCAATCAAATATGGGCATTCAAATGCAGGGCCAAGTACAAATGCAATTACAACAGAATCAAATATCTCTTCAATCACAACAACAAATGCAACCTTCTGCACAACAATCTCAGCAACATAATCTACAAcctcaacaagttcaattagtTCAACAACAACCATTAATACAGCAACAAACATCAGTCGTTCAACCCCAGCAAGCACAGCAAATGCAACAAGTACCACAAGTTTCGCAACAGCAAGTTCAGTATCAACAACAGCAATATCAACAGCAATTACAGCAGCAGTatcaacagcagcagcaacagcagcaacagtatCCACAGCATGTTTCGCAAAATTTAACAGCTACTTCTTCACAATGTTCTACTCCTCAGACTGTACAAACTCAACCACAATTTCCTCAAGTAACTCAACAAATACAACAGCAGCAACACATGCACCAACAACAGCAGTATATACAGCTGAATCAGATGAATGTACCACAACAGATAAGCCATCAAATACAATCACAAATGCAACCTCAGatacaaattttatcgcaacAACAGCACGTGCATCAACAGATTCAACAACCTCAACAAGTGCAATATCCTCAACCTCAAGTACAGCATGTTCAACAAGTACATCAACATACAGTTGGTTCTCCATCTGTTCAAAATCAACAATTCTACCAGCAAAATACCTCAGGAACTTCAGGGTATAATACACAACCTATATACCAACAAAATATATCTCAACAAATATATCATTCATACACTAGTTCTAATCCTACTGGACACGTTGAAATGTTATCATCCAGTCAACCTACAACTCAAATTTATCCTCATGCAAGTATTTCTGGAAGTTCAGCACCTACAACTTCACAACCTTATATACAGCAACAAACAGGACAGGTTCAAACTTCCGTACCATCCAgcataaatattcaaagttcatCAGCAGCAGCTCTTATACAAAGTGCAACAACTTCCACTATTTCAAACATGCAGAATGCATCTACAATTCTTCCAAGCAGCGGTCATCAATCGCAACCTCAACAAAACGTCTTAGTTCAAATGCAATATCCACAAAATTCCAATGTGCCCACTTCTGTCCCTATGTCGTCTGGAATGAGTGTTCCTGTGCAGTCAACAACATCACAGAACCAACAACATTTTGTTTCAACTACAGATCAGTGTTCTACCACAGACAGATCATCTTTGCCTAAGCAGGATACGATGGATTCCATACAATCTTTACCAGCAGATTTACCTTCTAATATTCAAGATCTAACAAATGCTTCTAATTTGACTAATGCAAATGTTACATCTCAAGCTACAGTACCAAGCGAAGG AATAACTCAAGAAAATTCTGAAAACGTTACCTCTGAAAGATGTAGAGTAAAAAGATCTGGTACAAAGCGCAAAAAACCTGGTATTAAGTTAACAGTTTTGTCTGTAAGCAGTGGTGAAGGACAATCAGTGACGGTTGAATGTCAGCTAGATACAAGCAAACAAAAAACTGTGACATTCAAATTTGATAGAGATGATATGGTACCTACTGATATTGCTAACAATTTG GTTGCCGAAAATTTATTGCCTCAATCGCAGTGTGAAACATTCATAGAATTAATAGAGGATATCGTTAGACAATTGCGTCTGGATCCCACACGGGCTTTACCTTTAGTGGCACATGGTCCACCAGATCAATCAGCCGGTGGTAGTCCAGTTACAAGCCGTCGACCTAGAGATCGTGACCACAGTCTTGATACAGCTAAG AGAGACGAAACCTCCAACACTTCTACTCCAACAAAATTATTGCCGATTGACCAAATTATTTCTCATATTACGAGTGCCTCCACGGAAAAACAACAAAATGTGCAAACACCTGACAGCCAAGTGGGTCCTGAAAATACATCAGCAGAAGCATCCAGACGATCATCTACATCCACACAAAATACAGACACATTAACACCGACTAATTTACCAAGCGATCCAACGGACACTCAAGAAACCATAGTCGCTATAACAAATGCAGATGCAGGTTTGGAAGCACATCATATGCTTAAAGATGATATTTCTAAGTCCTATCAGTGCTCAACATCATATACTCAAAATCAAATACATGACACAGCTGGAATCCAAGCAAGTGAAGTATCAAAGGAACCTATAgttcaagatgcaacagaacttcaagaaaaggaaataaataaagaaatacaatCTGATATTGGAGCTACAGAAGTGACTGCATTAACTGCACCACCTCCAGCTCGAAAAATCTCTCGTTTTCTAGTTAGTCCTGTAGTCGAACAGAAGATTCTTgcaaacgaagaagaaggaccTACTACTGCTGCAGAAAGTACAGATAAATTTAATGTTTCGACAATGCAATCGAGTTTACTATTGCAACCTAATATAACTGATGAAGGACAACTGAAGCATGATGATTTGGAAGTAAACATTTTAGAACTTCAAGCGACAACCATTTCTGAAAAGTCTAACGTTGAAGCGGCtatacaaaatattcaatatgTTACGGAACAAGTGGATAATGTtcaaccattgcaatcgggacaGCAAACAATTGGTATTCAAAGTACTGTGCAAGGGCAAACAATGGCATCTATGTCACAAATTCAACAAAATATCAGTGCTATGCAGTCTAGTCCGCATAATGTAATTATACCAACATCTGCAATGACACATCAAGCACCTCAACAAATACAATCTGCTTCTCAAAATATCGGGGTTGCATCGCAAAAAGATCTGCAAACTCAAAATACTGTTAATTTACAAGGACAATACCAAAATCAACCTATGCAGTCTAATGTTTTACTGCAACAGCAACAAATTACTGTGCAACACAATTTAGCGCAAATGCATATTCAATCTGAACATCAGCATCAAGGACAAATGCAAACTCAGCGACCGTTACAGCAATTCCATTCACAACAAATACCGCAACAGCATCaacaatatgtaatactttctgGGCCAATACAACAATTGCAGCCAACCGCAATTGTAGATGAAAGAAATCgtagaatttcaaatatttctacaaCATCTAATATGTCTACAGATTCACAGATGTCAGAAATAGTTAATCTTATAGATGATAAAAAACAATCAGTAGTTGTACCTAGTGCATCTATGCATCATGTACAACATGTTCAACTTATTCCCCAACAAGAGGGTTCACATATTACACCTTTATCACAGACTGTTTTAGAACCAGTTCAACAACTTCAAACAGCTCCTCAAAATCTCGTAAATGTTTCAACAAATACATCGGTTCCTGTTTCAGTTCCTGTTCATCAAGTTGTTACTGCAGATATTACTCCCAAAGTTATACTCAAAACGAAGGAAGTGTCGTCAACACTTCCAGACTTAGCACAAAATTTGGCAAATATATTGTCAAATCCAAAATCGAAATCTACAACACCTCATTGCTTGACTAGTCACGAGCCAAATCCAACTGCAAACGTTGGAGCAGCTACAATAATTGAATATAAACCTACTCTTCAATCTGAACAGTATTTTCAACCTATTCAACCTGAAGCAAGTCAAATGCAAATGCCAACACAGTTACAACATAATTATCAAGCAAATATAGCACAGCAAGGAATTTCACAATCATTTCAAATTACTCAACAATCTCATCAAACTCAAATACCTTTGCAACAAGCAATGCAATTAAATACAGCTCAACAAATGGATCCTCAATTGCAAATGTCACAACAAAATTTCCAAGGGATGTCAGTTCAAACACTATCCTCACAAGGGAAATGGATTACTGCTACAAACCAAACTATTATACAGCAGACTGTTCCAAGACATACTCAACAAACTCTACCACAATTACAACAAATTATCCCTACACAACAACAAATTATGCAAGACATGCAGCATTTAGAAGGCTTTCCTATACCTGATCAGTCTCAATTACATTTAAAACTCCCAGATCAACAACTCTTAGGAAAAACATCAGAAACTGAAAACCAAGATACAACTACTTTTACCGG ACGTGTTAGTACTGAATATCATCTACTATCGGAGACCGAGAATTCCAGCCACGATGTAACTCCTGAACATACAATTGTTGAATCTGGAGATTCAGCGTTGTTTACGCAAAACCAGATattacaacagcaacaacaacatcgGAAACTCAGTCAACAGAATTCTTTAGATAAAGTCTCAGATGCAACCATTGGAACAAGTGGTCCGGGTGGAACAGGTCCACAAACAATAGCAGATCTCCACCAAAAACTTGTGCAGCTAACAAGTCAGCCATCCGAAGCACTCAATGTAGGCACACCACCTATAAGTTACCCAGCCACTCCTCATAATCATCAAATAATAGGAGGATATGATGCATATATGCATTCTTTACAGCAAAAACTTGTTAATATTGGTATGCCAATCTCAACTGCACATGGTATA GGCCCTTTATCACCCCAGACAACAATACAATCTTCTACATCCCTGGCTGATTCAAATGTTACAACAAACGTTGAAAATTCCGTTTTAGCTCAAGAAACCTCCATTCATCAACTTGCGCTATCGCAAACC CATGTAGATTGCTCCCTTGATAGTCCAACGCCAGGAGGGGGTCCTACAGGATCAGAAACAATGAGTCCTAGTAAAGAGAGTATAAAAATTCGAACGCAGAGGCCCGGATCTCGCCTTCAAGAATTGGAACAAGAATTAGCAAAAATTCATCACAGAGGTTCAATTCTTTCGACAGCTTCTCCACAACCTTTAACGCCACCAGTTTCTGCTGTTACTTCTATTCAAATGCAGCCACCGTTGCAGTCTACTCAAAATTTATTAACTACTGTTCCACCTGTGACGACTGTTCTTGTTGCTACTGTTACTCCCAGTGTCGTTACATGTCGTTCTGACACAAACACTCCAGTGCTAACAGAATCTCAAGAAAATGTTTCtgag AAGGTTAGTACAACTCAACCTGTtagaaaaatatcaagattcatGGTTTCCAAGGTCGCAGGTCCTCCTAGTAATGCTGCTACACCAAATCAACAACAGCACACAGAGGATCCAAAGATTTATCATGCGGAAGACACACAAG gtACACCAGTACAAGTAATTCATAGTCGCGAAGGTTCTATTCCACCCACACAACCTAATCAATCTATTAATGCTCCTACTCTAGAA CAAACAGAAAAAGATGAAAGATTTTGGACATTAACACCAAGTGAAGAATATCAATTGCTTATAAAAAa GCAAACTATGGAATTAGAGACATTGCAGAGAAGACACAGGGAAGAATTGGAACGTTTTCAGCAACATCAATTACAATTATTgattcaacaacaacaacaagcaAGTGCACTTCATCAGCATCACCATCAACATCATCCAGTACTTTATCACACGGTCGCAACTAGTCTGGCAG gACAAACTAGACTTCCAGGTACAGAAGACTATTTAATGTTTAATACCACGCCTCAAACTCCATTGCAAAAAGCTTCAAATAATTACCCAGACACCGATGAAACATTACGATTAGCTATGCAAAAATTAAAGCAAACTCCTTTGCAACTACAACCGCAGCAGGCCACAGCTGGAATACCACACGCTTACGTTATTCCAATTCCAGTAGTGCCTTCTGAAAGTATGCAAAATATGTCCTCACAACAATCTAGTAGTTATACAAGTGAAATAGCAGAATTGTTTGATTCGACGCATAATCCGGCAATTATAAATTCAGCCCAATATCAGTTCACACCTATATTACCGGATGGGACGAATATTGCGGTGTCCTCCACTGGATCGTTAGTCACGCCTATTCCAATATCGAGTTCAACTGGAAGTGGGGGTTACATCCAGTATCATGAAAACCAAACATTACCAAACTTTCAAACTTTTAGCTGTACACCACATGGCGGTTTCTTTTTACCAGCTGGCTATCGACTAATATACGCTCCACCTGGAGCGTCTCAGTCTCAACCAGCTACGCCAGCTACTCCgcacataggaaattctcatgaCGGTACACCTCCGGCAGAACCGTTACATGCGAATACTGACAATTCAACTGCTCCTCCTTCCCATACCGATCAATAA